In a single window of the Xylanimonas protaetiae genome:
- a CDS encoding lactonase family protein, whose translation MTAPRDLWVGTYPAPDRAAGSGEGVWRVPVGADGTFGAPVLAAEAAAPSFVALHPSGRTLYAVAEDAPGAVSAYPVLDDGALGAPATIASGGSFPCHLLALPDMLWIANYGDGVAAAVPLDPATGAWAADAVSRFPGRGAGPQEDRQEGPHAHFTAAVGGDALVVDLGADVLRRYPPQPTAGSPAALAATLPAGTGPRHLVALPGGALVVAGELDARLHVLVPAAPGTWEPAASYPATVVDASSPEHRYRTGTLLHTADRSYPSHLTLTGDLLALGVRGADVLSLHRAVGDAGAAPRLEHLADVPLGDGAWPRHHAVLGPVADGRLLVVVARQGTGDLAAVLVDPATGQGDVVDALPLPTPPACVLEAS comes from the coding sequence ATGACGGCACCTCGCGACCTCTGGGTCGGCACCTACCCTGCCCCAGACCGCGCCGCAGGCTCGGGCGAGGGCGTCTGGCGGGTCCCGGTCGGCGCCGACGGCACGTTCGGTGCCCCGGTGCTCGCCGCCGAGGCCGCGGCCCCGTCCTTCGTCGCCCTGCACCCGTCGGGCCGCACGCTCTATGCGGTCGCGGAGGACGCGCCCGGAGCCGTCAGCGCGTACCCCGTGCTCGACGACGGCGCGCTCGGCGCCCCGGCCACCATCGCGTCCGGCGGGTCGTTCCCGTGCCACCTGCTCGCGCTGCCGGACATGCTCTGGATCGCGAACTACGGCGACGGCGTGGCCGCGGCGGTCCCGCTGGACCCGGCCACCGGGGCGTGGGCCGCCGACGCGGTCTCACGGTTCCCGGGACGCGGCGCGGGCCCGCAGGAGGACCGGCAGGAGGGCCCGCACGCACACTTCACCGCGGCCGTCGGCGGCGACGCGCTCGTCGTCGACCTCGGCGCCGACGTGCTGCGCCGCTACCCGCCGCAGCCCACCGCGGGGTCCCCGGCTGCGCTGGCCGCCACCCTTCCCGCGGGCACGGGCCCCCGGCACCTGGTCGCGCTCCCCGGTGGCGCGCTCGTCGTCGCCGGCGAGCTCGACGCGCGCCTGCACGTGCTCGTGCCCGCGGCGCCGGGCACCTGGGAGCCCGCGGCGTCGTACCCGGCCACCGTCGTCGACGCGAGCAGCCCCGAGCACCGGTACCGCACGGGCACCCTCCTGCACACCGCCGACCGCAGCTACCCGTCGCACCTCACGCTGACGGGCGACCTGCTGGCGCTGGGCGTGCGCGGCGCCGACGTGCTCTCCCTCCACCGCGCCGTCGGGGACGCCGGTGCGGCGCCCCGGCTCGAGCACCTCGCCGACGTCCCCCTGGGGGACGGCGCCTGGCCGCGCCACCACGCCGTGCTCGGCCCGGTGGCGGACGGGCGCCTGCTGGTCGTCGTCGCGCGGCAGGGGACCGGAGACCTGGCCGCCGTGCTGGTCGACCCGGCGACGGGGCAGGGCGACGTCGTCGACGCCCTGCCGCTGCCCACCCCGCCCGCCTGCGTGCTCGAGGCGTCATGA